Proteins from a single region of Haloterrigena alkaliphila:
- a CDS encoding helix-turn-helix domain-containing protein has translation MTRSFIAEMTISHPDLPLTPSIRSTDAKITVESQPLTYDEASGTILFYSVTCSDYREFESALATDHTVTDWEATMTFPDCRVYQIYHSSETKFTTPEIADLGLQVLTIRTVDRNWNLRLHAPDRERLGDYWQFCRAEKVQFDLEKIYSTEPQANAFYGDRAEISLTERQREVARTAARTGYYEPEGASAAEVADELDISPSTLSTHLRRIMAKVFRQLFDD, from the coding sequence ATGACCCGGAGTTTCATCGCCGAGATGACCATCTCGCACCCCGATCTCCCGTTAACTCCGTCGATTCGGTCGACCGACGCGAAAATAACGGTTGAGTCTCAACCGTTGACGTATGACGAAGCGTCGGGGACGATTCTCTTCTACTCCGTCACGTGCAGCGATTACCGGGAGTTCGAATCCGCGCTCGCGACCGATCACACGGTCACTGACTGGGAAGCGACGATGACGTTTCCGGACTGTCGCGTCTACCAGATCTACCACAGTTCCGAGACGAAATTTACCACGCCCGAGATAGCCGACCTCGGTCTACAGGTGCTCACCATTCGTACCGTCGATCGGAACTGGAACCTGCGGCTACACGCGCCCGATCGGGAACGCCTCGGCGACTACTGGCAGTTCTGTCGCGCGGAGAAGGTACAGTTCGACCTCGAGAAGATCTACAGCACCGAACCGCAAGCGAACGCGTTCTACGGCGATCGCGCCGAGATCTCCCTGACCGAACGCCAGCGGGAAGTCGCCCGTACCGCGGCCCGAACGGGGTATTACGAACCGGAGGGCGCGAGCGCGGCCGAAGTTGCCGACGAACTCGATATCTCGCCATCGACGCTGTCGACGCACCTGCGACGGATCATGGCCAAAGTGTTCCGCCAACTGTTCGACGACTGA
- a CDS encoding HVO_0649 family zinc finger protein: MRTYRSPFERLRAKFDESDPECPACGYSDENTNWRVTTTGDRVTYQFVCPTCEAVETREMRLA, encoded by the coding sequence ATGCGCACGTATCGATCGCCGTTCGAGCGACTTCGGGCGAAATTCGACGAATCGGACCCCGAATGTCCGGCCTGCGGCTACTCCGACGAGAACACCAACTGGCGCGTCACCACGACGGGCGACCGCGTCACCTACCAGTTCGTCTGCCCGACCTGCGAGGCCGTCGAAACCCGGGAGATGCGCCTCGCGTAG
- a CDS encoding bacterio-opsin activator domain-containing protein gives MENADTAGSEGRIAAAALEAVVDPVVAVTDGTITYANGAARDAFGLDAPTESEDGAGEWEASTAIACWGPLEAAIEETTVGTARRVSLEAGEDEYDARVHRAVDGATITFDRLEDEATGREATDRDRVVKDRAINEAPVGITISDPDREDNPLVYVNDAYQEITGYGYDEVVGRNCRFLQGEDSSETAIAEMAAAIDEDRPVTVELQNYRKDGTEFWNEVTIAPVRDEDGAVTHYVGFQNDVTARKEAELELERRTAELEYILERVEGLIQDVTAVVAGSTDRAELEAEVCDRIAAESAYDGAWIGERNPATGTIDVRAGAGEYADESRGVPVDAAHPAAAALAENAATTDALEGRTHASFPLSYNGIEYGVLTVRTDRERTIDERETVILSALARAVASGVNARETSRVLETDAVVAVELALTDQALAPVALSAAADCRLEYRRSVHRTDDETASLFTVTGPDATAADLAAAADAAELDCRVVLEREGECLIELAGGDELVGWLSERGVRLEAIESEDGRARVTLEIPRSANVRSIVEALEDRYAGTDIVSFQQREREGETRQEFAARLERDLTERQFAAIQRAYLSGYFEWPRPTTGEELAQSMGVSRPTFHEHLRTAEKKLCHAFFGDTESSG, from the coding sequence ATGGAGAACGCCGATACGGCGGGGAGCGAGGGTCGGATCGCGGCCGCCGCACTCGAGGCCGTCGTCGATCCCGTCGTCGCCGTCACCGACGGGACGATCACGTACGCCAACGGCGCGGCGCGGGACGCGTTCGGACTGGACGCGCCGACCGAGAGCGAGGACGGGGCCGGCGAGTGGGAGGCGAGTACGGCGATCGCGTGCTGGGGGCCACTCGAGGCGGCGATCGAGGAGACGACGGTCGGAACCGCGCGCCGCGTCTCGCTCGAGGCGGGTGAGGACGAGTACGACGCCCGCGTCCATCGCGCGGTCGACGGCGCGACGATCACGTTCGATCGACTCGAGGACGAGGCGACGGGGCGCGAGGCGACCGACCGCGACCGCGTCGTCAAGGACCGCGCCATCAACGAGGCGCCGGTCGGGATCACCATCTCCGATCCGGATCGGGAGGACAACCCGCTGGTCTACGTTAACGACGCCTACCAGGAGATCACCGGCTACGGCTACGACGAGGTCGTCGGCCGCAACTGTCGGTTCCTGCAGGGCGAGGACTCGAGCGAAACGGCGATCGCCGAGATGGCCGCGGCGATCGACGAGGATCGGCCGGTCACCGTCGAACTGCAGAACTACCGCAAGGACGGCACCGAGTTCTGGAACGAGGTGACGATCGCACCGGTCCGCGACGAGGACGGTGCGGTCACCCACTACGTCGGGTTCCAGAACGACGTCACGGCGCGCAAGGAGGCCGAACTGGAACTCGAGCGCCGCACCGCGGAACTCGAGTACATCCTCGAGCGCGTGGAGGGGCTGATCCAGGACGTCACGGCCGTCGTGGCGGGCTCGACCGATCGCGCGGAACTCGAGGCCGAAGTCTGCGACCGGATCGCCGCGGAGTCGGCCTACGACGGCGCCTGGATCGGCGAGCGCAATCCCGCGACGGGAACGATCGACGTCCGGGCGGGGGCCGGCGAGTACGCCGACGAGTCGAGGGGCGTCCCGGTCGACGCGGCCCACCCCGCGGCCGCCGCGCTCGCCGAGAACGCCGCCACGACCGACGCGCTCGAGGGGCGGACCCACGCGTCGTTCCCGCTGTCGTACAACGGCATCGAGTACGGCGTGCTCACCGTCCGGACCGACCGGGAGCGAACGATCGACGAGCGGGAGACGGTGATCCTCTCGGCGCTAGCCCGCGCGGTCGCCAGCGGCGTCAACGCCCGCGAGACCAGCCGCGTGCTCGAGACCGACGCCGTCGTCGCCGTCGAACTCGCGCTGACCGACCAAGCGCTGGCTCCGGTCGCGCTCTCCGCCGCGGCCGACTGCAGACTCGAGTACCGCCGGTCGGTCCACCGGACCGACGACGAGACCGCGTCGCTGTTCACCGTCACCGGCCCCGACGCGACCGCCGCCGACCTCGCCGCCGCGGCCGACGCCGCCGAGCTGGACTGTCGCGTCGTCCTCGAGCGCGAGGGAGAGTGTCTGATCGAACTCGCGGGCGGCGACGAACTGGTCGGCTGGCTCTCCGAGCGAGGCGTTCGCCTCGAGGCGATCGAGAGCGAGGACGGCCGGGCCCGCGTGACCCTCGAGATCCCCCGATCGGCCAACGTTCGGTCGATCGTCGAGGCGCTCGAGGACCGCTACGCCGGGACGGACATCGTCTCGTTTCAGCAACGCGAGCGCGAGGGCGAGACCCGCCAGGAGTTCGCGGCCCGCCTCGAGCGCGACCTCACCGAGCGCCAGTTCGCCGCGATCCAGCGGGCGTATCTGAGCGGCTACTTCGAGTGGCCCCGTCCGACGACGGGCGAAGAACTCGCCCAGTCGATGGGCGTCTCGCGGCCGACGTTTCACGAACACCTGCGAACGGCCGAGAAAAAGCTGTGTCACGCCTTCTTCGGAGATACTGAGTCTTCGGGCTGA
- a CDS encoding DUF1328 family protein: MLDSVTAVPLQMGGGGFLYWALIFFVLAIVAAAVGARGVAGVSMEIARIFVLIFIILAIVALLL, translated from the coding sequence ATGCTCGACAGTGTAACGGCGGTTCCGCTTCAGATGGGCGGCGGTGGATTCCTGTACTGGGCGCTGATCTTCTTCGTGCTCGCGATCGTCGCCGCAGCCGTCGGTGCCCGCGGCGTCGCGGGCGTCTCGATGGAGATCGCCCGGATCTTCGTGCTGATCTTCATCATCCTCGCGATCGTCGCGTTACTGTTGTAG
- a CDS encoding aldehyde ferredoxin oxidoreductase family protein yields the protein MTDMGGFQDHVARIDLSEGDVAYESIDDEDAEKYIGARGLGVKYVFEQGPDVDPLGPDNLLAFMNGPLSGTQVTMSGRIAVCTKSPLTGTVTDSHHGGWSGARLKWAGFDGLLFEGQADEPVYAVVEDGEVELRDASHLWGEGFHDTRDAIEEEVEGAYGKNLSIMGIGPGGENGVKYACIMNEDDRASGRGGTGCVMGSKNLKAVVVKSTTKMPKPADSETFTEGHQQAMQAIQESEVTAPNEGGLSMYGTNVLMNIGEEMDGLPTKNGRYTSTEAMREAEGVDIDAERVSGENVRENILVDEPTCHSCPVACKKEVEVTAMHKGEELNVRTESYEYESAYALGPNSGHTDRDKVALMIDRCNDMGVDTIDTGNMMAMAMEMSEEGKLEDEGELEWGDHETMLDLIERIAYREDDLADLLAEGPKRVADRKDAAENSLAVKGQTIAAYDPRCMKGMGIGYATSNRGACHLRGYTPAAEILGIPEKVDPYEYEGKGELTAQFQDLHAISDSFDICKFNAFAEGIEEYVLQYNGMTGRDVGEEELLEAGERIYNLERYYNNLNGFDGSDDSLPARFLEDGIPGQGASEGEYCELEEMKEEYYDHRGWVDGVVPDEKLDDLGIDIGPGTGVSAGDSPAPADD from the coding sequence ATGACTGATATGGGAGGATTCCAGGATCACGTCGCTCGTATCGACCTTTCGGAGGGGGACGTCGCCTACGAGTCGATCGACGACGAGGACGCGGAGAAGTACATCGGTGCGCGCGGCCTCGGGGTGAAGTACGTCTTCGAGCAGGGACCGGACGTCGACCCGCTCGGGCCCGACAACTTGCTCGCGTTCATGAACGGGCCGCTGTCGGGCACGCAGGTGACCATGAGCGGGCGGATCGCGGTCTGTACGAAGTCGCCGTTGACCGGCACCGTCACGGACAGCCACCACGGCGGCTGGTCGGGCGCCCGGCTCAAGTGGGCCGGTTTCGACGGCCTGCTGTTCGAGGGACAGGCGGACGAACCGGTCTACGCCGTCGTCGAGGACGGCGAAGTCGAACTGCGAGACGCCTCGCACCTCTGGGGTGAGGGCTTCCACGACACTCGAGACGCGATCGAGGAGGAGGTCGAGGGCGCCTACGGGAAGAACCTCAGCATCATGGGGATCGGTCCCGGCGGCGAGAACGGCGTCAAGTACGCCTGCATCATGAACGAGGACGATCGGGCCTCGGGCCGGGGCGGTACCGGCTGCGTGATGGGGTCGAAGAACCTCAAGGCGGTCGTCGTCAAGTCGACGACGAAAATGCCGAAGCCGGCCGACTCGGAGACGTTCACGGAGGGCCACCAGCAGGCGATGCAGGCCATTCAGGAGTCGGAGGTCACCGCGCCCAACGAGGGCGGCCTCTCGATGTACGGGACGAACGTCCTGATGAACATCGGCGAGGAGATGGACGGCCTCCCGACGAAGAACGGCCGGTACACCTCGACCGAGGCCATGCGCGAGGCCGAGGGCGTCGACATCGACGCCGAGCGCGTCTCCGGCGAGAACGTCCGAGAGAACATCCTCGTCGACGAGCCGACCTGCCACTCCTGCCCGGTCGCCTGCAAGAAGGAAGTCGAGGTGACGGCGATGCACAAGGGCGAGGAGCTGAACGTCCGCACCGAGTCCTACGAGTACGAGTCGGCCTACGCGCTCGGGCCGAACTCCGGCCACACCGACCGAGACAAGGTCGCCCTCATGATCGACCGCTGTAACGACATGGGCGTCGACACCATCGACACTGGCAACATGATGGCGATGGCCATGGAGATGTCCGAGGAGGGCAAACTCGAGGACGAAGGCGAACTCGAGTGGGGCGACCACGAGACGATGCTCGACCTGATCGAGCGGATCGCCTACCGCGAGGACGACCTCGCCGACCTGCTCGCCGAGGGACCGAAGCGCGTCGCCGACCGGAAGGACGCCGCGGAGAATTCGCTGGCCGTCAAGGGCCAGACCATCGCGGCCTACGACCCCCGTTGCATGAAGGGGATGGGCATCGGCTACGCCACCTCGAACCGCGGGGCCTGCCACCTGCGGGGCTACACGCCAGCCGCGGAGATCCTCGGCATCCCCGAGAAGGTCGATCCCTACGAGTACGAGGGGAAGGGCGAACTCACCGCCCAGTTCCAGGACCTCCACGCCATCAGCGACTCGTTCGACATCTGCAAGTTCAACGCCTTCGCGGAGGGCATCGAGGAGTACGTCCTCCAGTACAACGGGATGACCGGCCGCGACGTCGGCGAGGAGGAACTGCTCGAGGCCGGCGAGCGCATCTACAACCTCGAGCGCTACTACAACAACCTCAACGGCTTCGACGGCAGCGACGACTCGCTGCCCGCGCGCTTCCTCGAGGACGGCATCCCCGGCCAGGGCGCCAGCGAGGGCGAGTACTGCGAACTCGAGGAGATGAAAGAAGAGTACTACGACCACCGCGGCTGGGTCGACGGCGTCGTCCCCGACGAGAAACTTGACGACCTCGGGATCGATATCGGTCCGGGCACGGGCGTCTCCGCAGGCGATTCGCCGGCGCCGGCCGACGACTGA
- a CDS encoding DUF7509 family protein — translation MTSEITRELITRQLGDVSYDRFLLYLMGPYKSFNLNYVLTDEERAEVDVDSLPGPLRKLFQNEDSIDEAKALLRRLQGNLRADPGVNAFLAVDVNVDTDEVDAVTQSIEFSSCANATVFVLPFLGHNFGVGEEAGSILENLAETHGDRIVFVYEANVTSEMIRSARTRWDLRIETYETETELVDTVRRFVVTTMNRERFGDLEFPG, via the coding sequence GTGACTTCGGAGATCACCCGGGAACTCATCACCCGCCAACTGGGGGACGTCTCGTACGACAGGTTTCTTCTCTACCTGATGGGTCCGTACAAGTCGTTCAACTTGAACTACGTCTTGACTGACGAGGAGCGAGCGGAGGTAGACGTCGACTCCCTTCCCGGTCCGCTCAGGAAACTCTTTCAGAACGAGGACTCGATCGACGAAGCGAAAGCCCTGCTACGACGTCTTCAAGGGAATCTCCGGGCCGATCCGGGGGTGAATGCGTTTCTCGCAGTCGACGTGAACGTCGACACGGACGAAGTCGACGCAGTGACCCAGAGTATCGAGTTTTCTAGCTGTGCGAACGCGACGGTGTTCGTTCTGCCGTTTCTCGGCCACAACTTCGGGGTCGGAGAGGAGGCGGGAAGTATCTTGGAGAATCTCGCGGAAACCCACGGCGACAGGATCGTCTTCGTTTACGAGGCGAACGTGACCAGCGAGATGATCAGGTCGGCTCGAACGCGATGGGATCTGCGCATCGAAACGTACGAGACGGAAACGGAACTGGTCGACACGGTGAGACGGTTCGTCGTCACCACGATGAACCGCGAGCGATTCGGCGACCTCGAGTTCCCGGGCTGA
- a CDS encoding helix-turn-helix domain-containing protein, translating to MGTKTTRIGDDAPEDPEDLLPERSVLSLEEYLDMQAAIANRTRFEIVYRLSHADELTPTELDAVMDVDDSTLHYHLNELRDVGLVEKRVRTERDRDGLYTYYRSTVLGDVILEHGLEELIRRERDFREAYDSSRDGD from the coding sequence ATGGGGACGAAAACCACGCGGATCGGCGACGATGCGCCGGAGGATCCGGAAGACCTCCTTCCGGAACGGAGCGTGCTCTCTCTCGAGGAGTATCTCGACATGCAGGCCGCGATCGCGAACCGGACTCGGTTCGAGATCGTCTATCGGCTCTCTCACGCGGACGAACTGACGCCCACGGAACTCGACGCGGTGATGGACGTGGACGACAGCACGCTCCACTACCACCTCAACGAACTCCGCGACGTGGGGCTCGTCGAGAAGCGTGTCCGTACGGAGCGGGACCGCGACGGCCTCTACACCTACTATCGGTCGACGGTGCTCGGCGACGTGATTCTCGAGCACGGCCTCGAGGAACTCATCCGACGCGAACGGGACTTCCGCGAGGCGTACGATAGTAGCCGCGACGGCGACTGA
- a CDS encoding DMT family transporter, producing MSWYLLVLAGVFEIGWAIGLQYSDGLSKPVPTLGTVVALVISMVLLARAVEDLPIGTAYAVWTGIGAVGTASLGIVLFDEPATLARMLFIGVIVVGIVGLHAVSGAH from the coding sequence ATGTCGTGGTATCTCCTGGTACTCGCGGGCGTGTTCGAAATCGGCTGGGCGATCGGCCTCCAGTACTCGGACGGCCTCTCGAAACCGGTGCCGACGCTCGGCACCGTCGTCGCCCTCGTCATCAGCATGGTACTGTTGGCACGGGCCGTCGAAGACCTCCCCATCGGCACGGCGTACGCAGTCTGGACGGGGATCGGCGCCGTCGGGACGGCCTCGCTCGGGATCGTCCTCTTCGACGAACCGGCCACCCTCGCCCGGATGCTGTTCATCGGCGTGATCGTCGTCGGTATCGTCGGCCTCCACGCCGTTTCCGGCGCCCACTAA
- a CDS encoding winged helix-turn-helix domain-containing protein yields the protein MSATNSTTKRGWPATDDATDAGAVLGALDDDACRAILEATSEESLTATELSEQCDIPTSTAYRKVEKLTEAELVEERVRINTSGKHATEYRTSFDDVLVSLDDGELEIELTKPSVENEAGANYAVADD from the coding sequence ATGTCCGCTACGAACTCCACTACGAAGCGAGGATGGCCCGCAACCGACGACGCGACCGACGCCGGCGCGGTGCTCGGCGCCCTGGACGACGACGCCTGCCGAGCCATCCTCGAGGCGACGAGCGAGGAGTCGCTGACCGCGACGGAACTCTCCGAGCAGTGTGACATCCCGACGTCGACGGCCTACCGGAAAGTCGAGAAGCTGACCGAGGCCGAACTGGTCGAGGAGCGCGTCCGGATCAACACCTCCGGCAAGCACGCGACCGAGTACCGCACGTCCTTCGACGACGTACTCGTCTCGCTCGACGACGGCGAACTCGAGATCGAGTTGACGAAACCGAGCGTCGAGAACGAGGCCGGCGCGAACTACGCCGTCGCCGACGACTGA
- a CDS encoding helix-turn-helix domain-containing protein: MPSGIRAEVKIEDPAGCVVTAASAAASGRVHSVSKSTNPDAPERVTEEFLLEAEEYPDAFDVDPEPSRVFSYGSGEVYRFTRELGQGCPCECVERHDSPVTDVRTRGSSLYLTFHAPDMEGLQAIIGDLMERCSTLDVQRLLQSQQDHDEGTLVFVDRSTLTARQLEVLETAHRMGYFEHPKRANAGEVAAELEISATTLTEHLAAAQTKLLDAILDYED, from the coding sequence ATGCCTTCGGGGATTCGGGCGGAAGTAAAGATCGAGGACCCCGCCGGCTGCGTCGTCACGGCGGCGTCCGCGGCGGCGAGCGGACGGGTCCACTCCGTTTCGAAGAGCACGAATCCGGACGCGCCCGAGCGCGTCACCGAGGAGTTCCTGCTCGAGGCCGAGGAGTACCCCGACGCGTTCGACGTCGACCCCGAGCCGTCGCGGGTGTTTTCCTACGGCTCGGGCGAGGTCTATCGCTTTACGCGCGAACTCGGACAGGGGTGTCCCTGCGAGTGCGTCGAGCGCCACGACTCGCCCGTGACCGACGTCCGAACGCGGGGCTCGTCGCTGTACCTGACCTTCCACGCGCCGGACATGGAGGGACTGCAGGCGATCATCGGCGACCTCATGGAGCGGTGTTCGACCCTCGACGTCCAGCGGCTGCTCCAGTCCCAGCAGGACCACGACGAGGGGACCCTCGTCTTCGTCGACCGGAGCACGCTGACCGCCCGTCAGCTCGAGGTGCTCGAGACGGCCCACCGGATGGGGTACTTCGAGCACCCAAAGCGGGCCAACGCCGGCGAGGTCGCCGCTGAACTCGAGATCTCCGCGACGACGCTGACCGAACACCTCGCGGCCGCACAGACGAAGCTCCTCGACGCGATCCTCGACTACGAGGACTGA
- a CDS encoding DUF7560 family zinc ribbon protein: MSRYEFTCPECGQAIEVNEEMREATLEHGCPVCGADVTTAAFAAEQQTN, translated from the coding sequence ATGAGTAGATACGAATTCACCTGTCCCGAGTGCGGTCAGGCGATCGAGGTCAACGAGGAGATGCGCGAGGCCACGCTAGAACACGGCTGTCCGGTCTGTGGCGCCGACGTCACGACCGCGGCCTTCGCCGCCGAGCAACAGACGAACTGA
- a CDS encoding pyridoxamine 5'-phosphate oxidase family protein — protein MAIDQETDMGDAEIDEFLGEHETGVLSLARTDDPYAIPISYGYDRDEREFYMRLVSTPESEKREFLESSPAARLVVYDEQDSSYRSVIATGSLENIPPAELTPDQIAQYGQAKRPLFEIWAQGKEDLDIELYRLDPDSLNGRRTEVDREE, from the coding sequence ATGGCTATCGATCAGGAGACCGATATGGGCGACGCGGAGATCGACGAGTTCCTCGGCGAGCACGAGACGGGCGTCCTGTCGCTCGCGCGGACCGACGATCCCTACGCGATTCCGATCTCGTACGGCTACGATCGGGACGAGCGGGAGTTCTACATGCGGCTGGTATCGACGCCGGAGAGCGAGAAGCGGGAATTCCTCGAGTCGTCACCGGCGGCGCGCCTCGTCGTCTACGACGAGCAGGATTCGAGCTATCGGAGCGTCATCGCCACGGGGAGCCTCGAGAACATCCCGCCGGCGGAGCTGACGCCGGACCAGATCGCCCAGTACGGCCAGGCGAAGCGGCCGCTGTTCGAGATCTGGGCGCAGGGAAAAGAGGACCTCGACATCGAACTCTATCGGCTGGATCCGGACTCGCTCAACGGACGGCGGACCGAAGTCGATCGCGAGGAGTAG
- a CDS encoding AzlD family protein translates to MADVLSLDPLVVGVILAMTVVTVLTKVGGIWLVRRVELSERLQAGLDVLPGAIVIAVLGPELAAGGPAEWGAAALVVAVMWRTESILLALLTGVVGVVSLRALL, encoded by the coding sequence ATGGCTGACGTCCTCTCGCTGGATCCGCTCGTGGTCGGCGTCATCCTCGCGATGACCGTCGTCACCGTCCTCACGAAGGTCGGCGGCATCTGGCTCGTGCGCCGCGTCGAGCTGAGCGAGCGCCTGCAGGCGGGGCTGGACGTCCTGCCCGGTGCGATCGTGATCGCCGTTCTCGGGCCGGAGTTGGCGGCCGGCGGCCCCGCCGAGTGGGGCGCGGCCGCGCTCGTGGTCGCGGTGATGTGGCGGACCGAGAGCATCCTGCTGGCGCTGCTGACCGGCGTCGTCGGCGTGGTGTCGCTCCGGGCGCTGCTCTGA
- a CDS encoding AzlC family ABC transporter permease — MATDSESDAVAPRDSSAATGGGGGPERDDAPDADAVRFDREGVRAGFLTGIPVAIGVGGYGIAFGVLASQAGLSVAEAALMSATVLAGASQIIAVELWAHPIPVATIVATTFAVNLRYSLMGAALQPWFRRLSPAQIYGSLVMMADENWALTMRDLQSGSGRGAFLLGSGIALWLCWVGATILGVFAGETIGDPGRYGLDFVLAAVFVALAVDLWEGRSTLAPWLVALGVSVVTANVLPGRWYILLGGLAAAALEVVRRDG; from the coding sequence ATGGCGACGGACTCCGAATCGGACGCGGTCGCACCTCGGGACTCGAGCGCAGCGACCGGCGGCGGTGGCGGACCGGAGCGGGACGACGCGCCGGACGCCGACGCCGTCAGGTTCGATCGGGAGGGCGTCCGTGCCGGCTTTCTCACCGGCATCCCGGTCGCCATCGGGGTCGGCGGCTACGGGATCGCGTTCGGCGTCCTCGCCAGTCAGGCCGGGCTGAGCGTCGCGGAGGCGGCGCTGATGAGCGCGACCGTGCTGGCCGGCGCCTCCCAGATCATCGCCGTCGAACTCTGGGCGCACCCGATCCCGGTCGCGACGATCGTCGCCACGACGTTCGCGGTCAACCTGCGGTACTCGCTGATGGGCGCGGCGCTGCAGCCGTGGTTTCGTCGCCTCTCGCCGGCCCAGATCTACGGCAGCCTCGTGATGATGGCCGACGAGAACTGGGCGCTGACGATGCGCGACCTGCAGTCCGGCAGCGGCCGCGGCGCCTTCCTGCTCGGGAGCGGGATCGCCCTCTGGCTGTGCTGGGTCGGCGCGACGATCCTCGGCGTGTTCGCCGGCGAGACGATCGGCGATCCCGGGCGCTACGGCCTCGACTTCGTCCTCGCGGCCGTCTTCGTCGCGCTCGCCGTCGACCTCTGGGAGGGGCGGTCGACGCTGGCGCCGTGGCTCGTCGCGCTCGGCGTGAGCGTCGTCACCGCGAACGTCCTCCCGGGGCGGTGGTACATCCTGCTCGGCGGGCTGGCCGCGGCCGCGCTCGAGGTGGTGAGACGCGATGGCTGA
- a CDS encoding ubiquitin-like small modifier protein 1 produces MELELRFFATFREAVGEKERTETFDDDATVGDVLAALESEYADLEGQLLEDGGSARAIRGQLSVLKNGRDVTHMAGPETALEDGDRLSVFPPVAGG; encoded by the coding sequence ATGGAACTCGAGTTACGGTTTTTCGCGACCTTCCGAGAGGCCGTCGGCGAGAAGGAACGGACGGAGACGTTCGACGACGACGCCACCGTCGGCGACGTGCTGGCCGCCCTCGAGAGCGAGTACGCGGACCTCGAGGGGCAGTTGCTCGAGGACGGCGGATCGGCGCGAGCGATCAGGGGGCAGTTGAGCGTCCTGAAGAACGGGCGCGACGTGACCCACATGGCGGGTCCCGAGACGGCCCTCGAGGACGGGGACCGACTGTCGGTGTTTCCGCCGGTCGCCGGCGGCTGA
- a CDS encoding GNAT family N-acetyltransferase, with the protein MSVQPGISPADEFEDDLQRTIYEYVERNGAVAPAELAGSIRIDAERPQSKPARSGEYTESVCPPAGDLESCLEDLKERGYLTESDGKVRVALSGTATELDHSDGTVTIRPAREEDRDGVVETMREVADGSTYIVADDVATRLDRDSALVRANGEVSRVFFTAVFDPESDGETADGGASRVVGWVHVDAPELPALRHTVELTAGVDPEFRRNGIGSSLLEYGLEWATDAGYEKVYQNLPATNEKAIEFLEENGWQREGVHEGQYCIDGEYVDEVMLATWP; encoded by the coding sequence ATGAGCGTTCAGCCCGGTATCTCGCCGGCCGACGAGTTCGAGGACGACCTGCAACGGACCATCTACGAGTACGTCGAACGGAACGGAGCGGTCGCCCCCGCCGAACTGGCGGGGTCGATCCGAATCGACGCGGAGCGACCCCAGTCGAAGCCCGCGCGGTCCGGCGAGTACACCGAGTCGGTCTGTCCGCCCGCGGGCGACCTCGAGTCCTGCCTCGAGGACCTGAAGGAGCGCGGCTACCTCACCGAGAGCGACGGGAAAGTTCGCGTCGCCCTCTCGGGAACCGCGACGGAACTGGACCACTCGGACGGCACGGTCACGATCCGACCGGCTCGAGAGGAGGACCGCGACGGCGTCGTCGAGACCATGCGCGAGGTCGCCGACGGGAGTACCTACATCGTCGCCGACGACGTCGCGACGCGACTCGACCGCGACTCGGCACTGGTGCGGGCCAACGGGGAGGTATCGCGGGTCTTCTTCACCGCGGTGTTCGACCCCGAGAGCGACGGGGAGACGGCCGACGGGGGAGCGTCTCGGGTCGTCGGCTGGGTCCACGTCGACGCGCCCGAACTCCCCGCGCTGCGCCACACCGTCGAACTCACCGCCGGTGTCGACCCCGAGTTCCGGCGCAACGGGATCGGTTCGAGCCTCCTCGAGTACGGCCTCGAGTGGGCGACCGACGCCGGCTACGAAAAAGTCTACCAGAACCTGCCCGCGACCAACGAGAAAGCCATCGAGTTTCTCGAGGAGAACGGCTGGCAGCGCGAGGGCGTCCACGAGGGCCAGTACTGCATCGACGGGGAGTACGTCGACGAAGTGATGCTGGCCACGTGGCCGTAG